Proteins encoded within one genomic window of Jiangella mangrovi:
- the pyrF gene encoding orotidine-5'-phosphate decarboxylase has protein sequence MTQTFGRRLHAAMGERGPFCAGVDPHPGLLAAWGLDDDAAGLERFSRTAVEALGDTVALLKPQSAFFERHGSRGVAVLERVIADARAVGALVLLDVKRGDIGSTMQAYADAYCDPASPLCADAVTVSPYLGFESLRPVLDTALAHGNGVFVLALTSNPEGPEVQHAVRPDGRTVAGTMLGHVRAANAAALADGDPLGSVGVVVGATTGGNGEDLAVGGPLLAPGIGAQGATVEDLATVFGPALAQVVPSASREVLGAGPDPEALRRAARRTIDDVRDLLIRASAGA, from the coding sequence GTGACCCAGACGTTCGGGCGGCGGCTGCACGCGGCCATGGGGGAGCGCGGGCCGTTCTGCGCCGGCGTCGACCCGCACCCGGGCCTGCTGGCGGCCTGGGGGCTCGACGACGATGCCGCCGGGTTAGAGCGGTTCTCGCGCACGGCCGTGGAGGCGCTCGGCGACACCGTCGCGCTGCTCAAGCCGCAGTCGGCGTTCTTCGAGCGGCACGGGTCGCGCGGCGTCGCGGTGCTCGAGCGGGTCATCGCCGACGCCCGGGCGGTCGGCGCGCTGGTGCTGCTCGACGTCAAGCGCGGCGACATCGGCTCGACCATGCAGGCCTACGCCGACGCCTACTGCGACCCCGCCTCGCCGCTGTGCGCCGACGCGGTCACCGTCTCGCCGTACCTGGGCTTCGAGTCGCTGCGTCCGGTGCTCGACACCGCGCTGGCGCACGGCAACGGCGTCTTCGTGCTCGCGCTGACGTCCAACCCCGAGGGCCCCGAGGTGCAGCACGCCGTCCGCCCCGACGGCCGCACCGTCGCCGGGACCATGCTCGGCCACGTCCGGGCCGCCAACGCCGCCGCCCTGGCCGACGGCGACCCGCTCGGCAGCGTCGGGGTCGTCGTCGGGGCCACGACCGGCGGGAACGGCGAGGATCTGGCCGTCGGCGGGCCGCTGCTGGCGCCCGGCATCGGGGCCCAGGGCGCCACCGTCGAGGACCTCGCGACGGTGTTCGGGCCGGCATTGGCGCAGGTGGTACCGTCCGCGTCCCGCGAGGTCCTGGGCGCCGGGCCGGACCCCGAAGCGCTTCGCCGAGCCGCCCGCCGAACCATCGACGACGTCCGTGACCTGCTGATTCGTGCCTCGGCAGGAGCCTGA
- a CDS encoding ABC transporter substrate-binding protein: MKTRILTSGASALVLAAALAACGGGGDETEGSGGDGGGGGGTLTYWASNQGASLDNDMEILTPEIEKFEEQTGIQVDVEVVPWSDLTNNTLAAAVSGQGPDVINIGNTNAVTFQSTGAFHEFSDEDFEQLGGEDRFVDSALGTAGAEGQPPTSIPLYSQVYALYYNKQQFADAGLEPPATWEDLVSAAQALTDADAGRYGIVLPGGVVNASMHMAFILSEQDGGSAFDDDGKPTFTSDGMVAGVKRYVDLLSEYHVVNPSVAQFTEGPQAAGEFAQGNAAMLMAQTASMNVLRENGMTPDQYGIVPIPSPQGGDQIGSFVAGTNISIFENTDNLDAALQFVEFMTSDEEQQILNEAYTSLPVIEGLQPTFEAEPDQLETWATIVADYAKPLPLVPEIQAFQANVGEAVVSLIAKAASGGTVSEDDVRAALDEAQQKMGATS; this comes from the coding sequence ATGAAGACGCGAATCCTGACGTCGGGCGCCTCGGCGCTGGTGCTGGCCGCCGCTCTCGCCGCGTGTGGCGGCGGCGGTGACGAGACGGAAGGCTCCGGTGGCGACGGCGGCGGTGGGGGCGGGACCCTCACCTACTGGGCGAGCAACCAGGGCGCCAGCCTCGACAACGACATGGAGATCCTGACTCCCGAGATCGAGAAGTTCGAGGAGCAGACCGGGATCCAGGTCGACGTCGAGGTCGTGCCGTGGTCCGATCTCACCAACAACACGCTGGCCGCCGCCGTCAGCGGCCAGGGCCCTGACGTCATCAACATCGGCAACACCAACGCCGTCACGTTCCAGTCGACCGGCGCGTTCCACGAGTTCAGCGACGAGGACTTCGAGCAGCTCGGCGGCGAGGACCGGTTCGTCGACTCCGCTCTGGGGACGGCCGGCGCCGAGGGCCAGCCGCCCACGTCGATCCCGCTCTACAGCCAGGTCTACGCGCTCTACTACAACAAGCAGCAGTTCGCCGACGCCGGCCTCGAGCCGCCGGCCACCTGGGAGGACCTGGTGTCTGCCGCCCAGGCGCTGACCGACGCCGACGCCGGCCGCTACGGCATCGTCCTGCCCGGTGGTGTCGTCAACGCGAGCATGCACATGGCCTTCATCCTCAGCGAGCAGGACGGCGGCTCGGCGTTCGACGACGACGGCAAGCCGACCTTCACGTCCGACGGCATGGTCGCCGGCGTCAAGCGCTACGTCGACCTGCTCAGCGAGTACCACGTGGTCAACCCGAGCGTCGCGCAGTTCACCGAGGGCCCGCAGGCGGCCGGCGAGTTCGCCCAGGGCAACGCCGCGATGCTCATGGCGCAGACGGCGTCGATGAACGTGCTGCGCGAGAACGGCATGACGCCGGACCAGTACGGCATCGTCCCGATCCCGTCGCCCCAGGGCGGCGACCAGATCGGCAGCTTCGTCGCCGGCACGAACATCTCGATCTTCGAGAACACCGACAACCTCGACGCCGCCCTGCAGTTCGTGGAGTTCATGACCAGCGACGAGGAGCAGCAGATCCTGAACGAGGCGTACACGTCGCTGCCGGTCATCGAGGGCCTGCAGCCGACCTTCGAGGCCGAGCCGGACCAGCTCGAGACGTGGGCGACCATCGTCGCCGACTACGCGAAGCCGCTGCCGCTGGTGCCGGAGATCCAGGCGTTCCAGGCCAACGTCGGCGAGGCGGTCGTGTCCCTGATCGCCAAGGCGGCGTCGGGCGGCACGGTCAGCGAGGACGACGTGCGCGCGGCCCTCGACGAGGCGCAGCAGAAGATGGGCGCGACGTCTTGA
- the mihF gene encoding integration host factor, actinobacterial type, whose amino-acid sequence MALPNLTPEQRAAALEKAAEARRERAEVKNRLKNAGARLGDVLKEGEKNEVIGKMKVSALLESMPGVGKVRAKQIMEEIGIAETRRVRGLGANQSAALIERFGG is encoded by the coding sequence GTGGCGCTCCCTAACCTGACTCCCGAACAGCGCGCGGCCGCTCTCGAGAAGGCTGCCGAAGCTCGCCGGGAGCGTGCGGAGGTCAAGAACCGCCTGAAGAACGCTGGAGCCCGTCTCGGTGACGTGCTCAAGGAAGGCGAGAAGAATGAGGTCATCGGCAAGATGAAGGTTTCCGCCCTCCTCGAGTCGATGCCCGGCGTCGGTAAGGTCCGCGCCAAGCAGATCATGGAGGAGATCGGCATCGCCGAGACCCGTCGCGTGCGTGGCCTGGGCGCCAACCAGTCGGCGGCGCTGATCGAGCGTTTCGGCGGTTGA
- a CDS encoding quinone-dependent dihydroorotate dehydrogenase, with protein MTAYDLLFRRVLSRLDAETAHKGAFAAMRLAARVPGLAAYGRRRLTPSGGAAGGPAGGVEAFGLHFPGPLGLAAGFDKNAAGIDSLAGLGFAFVEVGTVTGRPQPGNPKPRLHRLVADRAVVNRMGFNNDGAAVVAARLARRRRRRGALPVVVGVNIGKSKVVPEAEAISDYEASTRLLAPYADYLVVNVSSPNTPGLRDLQAVELLRPLLTAVRAQADAVTSRRVPLLVKIAPDLSDDDVLAVAKLAVELELDGIIATNTTIGRDGLRSTPIAVERAGAGGLSGAPLAERSLEVLRLLRGSVGEQLTLVSVGGISTAEDAHARLKAGATLVQAYTAFIYGGPFWPARVQRDLARLLAED; from the coding sequence GTGACGGCGTACGACCTGCTGTTCCGGCGGGTGCTGTCGAGGCTCGACGCCGAGACGGCACACAAAGGGGCGTTCGCGGCCATGCGGCTGGCGGCGCGGGTGCCAGGCCTGGCCGCGTACGGACGGCGCCGGCTCACCCCGTCCGGCGGCGCGGCCGGGGGACCGGCCGGGGGAGTCGAGGCGTTCGGGCTGCACTTCCCTGGCCCGCTCGGCCTCGCCGCCGGGTTCGACAAGAACGCCGCCGGCATCGACAGCCTGGCCGGCCTCGGGTTCGCGTTCGTCGAGGTCGGCACCGTCACCGGGCGCCCGCAGCCGGGCAACCCGAAGCCGCGGCTGCACCGCCTGGTCGCCGACCGCGCCGTCGTCAACCGCATGGGCTTCAACAACGACGGCGCCGCGGTGGTGGCCGCCCGGCTGGCCCGGCGCCGGCGTCGACGGGGTGCGCTGCCGGTCGTCGTCGGGGTCAACATCGGCAAGTCCAAGGTCGTGCCCGAGGCCGAGGCGATCAGCGACTACGAGGCCAGCACCCGGCTGCTCGCGCCGTACGCCGACTACCTGGTGGTCAACGTCAGCTCGCCGAACACCCCGGGCCTGCGCGACCTGCAGGCCGTCGAGCTGCTCCGGCCGCTGCTCACCGCCGTGCGGGCGCAGGCCGACGCCGTCACGTCGCGCCGGGTGCCGCTGCTGGTGAAGATCGCCCCCGACCTCAGCGACGACGACGTCCTGGCGGTGGCGAAGCTGGCGGTCGAGCTCGAGCTCGACGGCATCATCGCCACCAACACCACCATCGGGCGCGACGGGCTGCGTTCCACGCCCATCGCCGTCGAGCGGGCCGGCGCCGGCGGGCTGTCCGGCGCGCCGCTGGCCGAGCGGTCGCTCGAGGTGCTGCGGCTGCTGCGGGGGAGCGTGGGTGAGCAGCTCACGCTGGTCTCCGTCGGCGGCATCAGCACCGCCGAGGACGCCCACGCGCGGCTGAAGGCCGGCGCCACGCTGGTCCAGGCCTACACCGCGTTCATCTACGGCGGCCCGTTCTGGCCGGCTCGCGTGCAGCGCGACCTCGCCCGCCTGCTGGCCGAGGACTGA
- the coaBC gene encoding bifunctional phosphopantothenoylcysteine decarboxylase/phosphopantothenate--cysteine ligase CoaBC, producing MTRQIEIVLGVGGGIAAYKIAEVLRRLTESGHGVTVVPTRSALRFVGEPTWAALSGRPVHTEVFDDVHEVPHVRIGRHADLVLVAPATADLMARAVAGMADDLLTSTLLTARGPVIFVPAMHTEMWEHPATVANVETLRKRGALVVEPAVGRLTGADTGKGRLPEPADIVAYVTDVLGRGGAGPDLTGRHVVVSAGGTREHLDPVRFLGNRSSGRQGYALARAAAARGARVTLVAANVALPDPAGVDLVRVGSAAQLFDAMVAAAADADAVVMAAAVADFRPAAYTDTKIKKSADGSSPVIELERTADILAHLAAHRPSPAQVVVGFAAETGDASGSVLDHGRAKLASKGCDLLVVNEVGADRGFESEDNAAVILSADGGSVAVENGPKSALAHVVWDLVRDRL from the coding sequence ATGACCCGGCAGATTGAAATCGTCCTCGGCGTCGGGGGTGGCATCGCCGCCTACAAGATCGCCGAGGTGCTGCGCCGGCTCACCGAGTCCGGCCACGGCGTCACCGTGGTTCCCACCAGGTCGGCCCTCCGTTTCGTCGGAGAGCCGACCTGGGCCGCGTTGTCGGGCCGTCCGGTGCACACCGAGGTCTTCGACGACGTGCACGAGGTGCCGCACGTGCGCATCGGCCGACACGCCGATCTGGTGCTGGTGGCGCCGGCGACGGCGGACCTCATGGCCCGCGCGGTGGCCGGCATGGCCGACGACCTCCTGACGTCCACCCTGCTCACGGCGCGTGGGCCGGTCATCTTCGTGCCGGCCATGCACACCGAGATGTGGGAGCACCCGGCCACCGTCGCCAACGTCGAGACGCTGCGCAAGCGCGGCGCGCTCGTCGTCGAGCCCGCGGTGGGCCGGCTCACCGGCGCCGACACCGGCAAGGGCCGGCTGCCCGAGCCCGCCGACATCGTCGCCTACGTCACCGACGTGCTGGGCCGCGGCGGCGCCGGACCGGACCTCACCGGCCGGCACGTCGTCGTCTCCGCGGGCGGCACCCGCGAGCACCTCGACCCCGTCCGGTTCCTGGGCAACCGCTCGTCCGGGCGGCAGGGCTACGCGCTGGCCCGGGCCGCGGCCGCGCGCGGCGCCCGGGTCACGCTGGTCGCGGCCAACGTGGCGCTGCCCGACCCCGCCGGCGTCGACCTCGTCCGCGTCGGGTCGGCCGCGCAGCTCTTCGACGCCATGGTGGCCGCGGCGGCCGACGCCGACGCCGTGGTCATGGCCGCCGCCGTCGCCGACTTCCGGCCGGCCGCGTACACCGACACGAAGATCAAGAAGTCGGCCGACGGCTCGTCGCCGGTCATCGAGCTGGAACGCACCGCCGACATCCTGGCCCACCTGGCCGCGCACCGGCCCAGCCCCGCGCAGGTGGTGGTCGGGTTCGCCGCCGAGACCGGCGACGCCTCCGGCAGCGTCCTCGACCACGGCCGGGCCAAGCTGGCCTCCAAGGGCTGCGACCTGCTGGTGGTCAACGAGGTGGGCGCCGACCGCGGCTTCGAGTCCGAGGACAACGCCGCCGTCATCCTGAGCGCCGACGGCGGCTCCGTCGCCGTCGAGAACGGCCCCAAGTCCGCGCTCGCCCACGTCGTCTGGGACCTCGTCCGCGACCGGCTCTGA
- the rpoZ gene encoding DNA-directed RNA polymerase subunit omega, with product MSGTQGVAEGITYPPIDDLLAKTDSKYGLVIYAAKRARQINAYYSQLGEGLLEYVGPLVETHVQEKPLSIALREIDAGLLTAEHIDPNDIDAEIPVAPATAKADEPAAEQS from the coding sequence GTGTCCGGTACCCAAGGCGTTGCCGAGGGCATCACCTATCCCCCCATCGACGACCTGCTGGCCAAGACCGACTCCAAGTACGGTCTGGTCATCTACGCGGCCAAGCGCGCGCGGCAGATCAACGCCTACTACTCGCAGCTGGGCGAGGGCCTGCTCGAGTACGTCGGCCCGCTCGTCGAGACGCACGTCCAGGAGAAGCCGCTGTCCATCGCGCTGCGCGAGATCGACGCGGGCCTGCTGACGGCCGAGCACATCGACCCGAACGACATCGACGCCGAGATCCCGGTCGCGCCCGCGACGGCCAAGGCGGACGAGCCCGCGGCCGAGCAGAGCTGA
- the gmk gene encoding guanylate kinase has protein sequence MSLHASHPQSAPRVIVLSGPTAVGKTTVVKKLRAAHPELWISVSTTTRPPRPREIDGEHYHFVDDATFDKMIEQGEFLEWAVVHKRAKYGTPRGPVERALGNGHSVLLEIDLQGARQVRETIHDALFVFLAPPSWDELVRRLIGRGTETEAERDRRLATAREELASEAEFDVTLVNTDVETVCEELVALMRTPHLTSPEA, from the coding sequence TTGAGCCTGCACGCGTCCCATCCGCAGTCGGCCCCGCGGGTCATCGTCCTGTCGGGGCCGACTGCGGTCGGAAAGACGACCGTCGTCAAGAAGCTGCGCGCCGCCCACCCGGAGTTGTGGATCTCGGTGTCCACGACCACCCGGCCGCCGCGGCCGCGCGAGATCGACGGTGAGCACTACCACTTCGTCGACGACGCCACGTTCGACAAGATGATCGAGCAGGGCGAGTTCCTCGAGTGGGCCGTGGTCCACAAGCGGGCGAAGTACGGCACGCCGCGGGGGCCGGTCGAGCGTGCGCTCGGCAACGGTCACTCGGTGCTGCTCGAGATCGACCTGCAGGGTGCGCGGCAGGTCAGGGAGACCATCCACGACGCGCTGTTCGTGTTCCTCGCACCGCCGAGCTGGGACGAGCTGGTCCGCCGGCTCATCGGGCGCGGCACCGAGACCGAGGCCGAGCGCGACCGGCGCCTGGCCACGGCCCGCGAGGAGCTGGCATCGGAGGCCGAGTTCGACGTCACGCTCGTCAACACGGACGTCGAGACGGTTTGCGAAGAGTTGGTAGCCTTGATGCGTACACCCCACTTGACAAGCCCGGAGGCATGA